The proteins below come from a single Drosophila kikkawai strain 14028-0561.14 chromosome 3R, DkikHiC1v2, whole genome shotgun sequence genomic window:
- the mthl5 gene encoding probable G-protein coupled receptor Mth-like 5 isoform X2, which yields MLVKTLGAHFLATKCSCCSALLIPLLPLLLLLLGHPLRVGGHVSSSAGSPGPGADPHLVLVNKCCEKFEIHVDSECQYVNETDYFQPMFTSYGGDQNRPVSFKFVIGIPNCGSMQMWPIYHYKGSSDKLVLLDDGKLRHYTNAEDEAEERHGIQSDYEEDIAGALEPRYHDYDHGLYCIDKATSSTGEQHVLFAKICLARKEIKWSDSNFLLRKILNPIFHGISLIILLVIAIIYFILPTLRDLVGNIVTTIAMCLMVSQAADLVRIFTELTSHVSFIVADIILCFSLLAAFFWLNSFGYYIWKTFRSRNVFLRVTDGRKYCYYSAYAWGCTATMAGLAVFAHFFLDADSYKKEQMVGEQETIGWLGICIFFAPIACTILVNLFFFMTTRNLINRRTVYGRIAHKLKANFIMFSLMFLVMSVAWLFLIMSWLQLEGLLYAHIVVNALQTPLLLYICVLRQRHVTFLLKKSCCYNEPPSTNDWGDEMHYMNGNDY from the exons ATGCTCGTGAAAACGCTTGGCGCGCATTTTTTAGCAACTAaatgcagctgctgctccgctCTGCTGATTCCCCTGCTCCCgctcctgttgctgctcctcggTCATCCATTACGTGTAGGCGGTCATGTCAGTAGCAGTGCGGGATCTCCTGGACCTGGAGCCGATCCCCACCTGGTGCTGGTCAACAAATGTTGCGAGAAGTTCGAGATACACGTGGACAGCGAGTGCCAGTACGTCAACGAGACGG ACTATTTCCAGCCCATGTTCACCAGCTATGGAGGAGATCAGAACAGGCCCGTCAGCTTCAAGTTCGTCATCGGCATTCCCAACTGTGGATCAATGCAGATGTGGCCCATATACCATTACAAGGGG AGCTCCGATAAGCTGGTTCTACTGGACGATGGCAAGCTGAGGCATTATACCAATGCCGAAGATGAGGCTGAGGAGCGTCATGGTATACAATCGGACTACGAGGAGGACATTGCTGGTGCTCTGGAGCCGCGTTATCACGACTATGATCATGGCTTGTACTGCATCGATAAG GCCACCTCCAGCACTGGCGAGCAGCACGTACTCTTCGCCAAGATCTGCTTGGCGCGCAAGGAGATCAAGTGGAGCGATTCAAATTTTCTGCTGCGCAAGATCCTCAATCCCATCTTTCATGGCATCTCACTCATCATCTTGCTGGTCATTGCCATAATCTACTTTATACTCCCGACGCTCAG agatttggtgGGCAACATTGTGACGACCATAGCCATGTGCCTGATGGTCAGCCAGGCGGCGGATCTAGTCCGTATTTTCACCGAGCTAACCAGCCACGTTAGCTTCATAGTGGCGGACATAATCCTGTGCTTCAGCCTGCTGGCGGCCTTTTTCTGGCTCAACAGCTTTGGCTACTACATCTGGAAGACCTTCCGCTCAAGAAATGTCTTCCTTAGGGTCACAGACGGCAGGAAGTACTGCTACTACTCGGCCTACGCCTGGGGATGCACGGCAACGATGGCAGGCCTGGCAgtatttgcacattttttcCTGGACGCCGACTCGTACAAAAAGGAGCAGATGGTTGGCGAGCAGGAGACGATCGGCTGGCTGGGCATCTGCATATTCTTTGCCCCCATTGCATGCACTATTTTGGTGAACTTATTCTTCTTTATGACTACCAGGAATCTGATAAACAGACGGACTGTATACGGTCGCATTGCCCACAAGCTGAAAGCCAA CTTTATCATGTTCTCCCTAATGTTTTTGGTCATGTCGGTGGCCTGGCTATTTCTAATCATGTCCTGGCTGCAGCTGGAGGGTCTTTTATATGCCCACATCGTGGTCAATGCCCTGCAAACCCCCTTGCTGCTATACATCTGCGTGCTGCGCCAGCGACACGTTACCTTCCTGCTGAAGAAGTCCTGCTGCTACAATGAGCCCCCTTCGACGAACGACTGGGGCGACGAGATGCACTACATGAACGGCAATGACTACTGA
- the mthl5 gene encoding probable G-protein coupled receptor Mth-like 5 isoform X1, with protein sequence MLVKTLGAHFLATKCSCCSALLIPLLPLLLLLLGHPLRVGGHVSSSAGSPGPGADPHLVLVNKCCEKFEIHVDSECQYVNETDYFQPMFTSYGGDQNRPVSFKFVIGIPNCGSMQMWPIYHYKGSSDKLVLLDDGKLRHYTNAEDEAEERHGIQSDYEEDIAGALEPRYHDYDHGLYCIDKATSSTGEQHVLFAKICLARKEIKWSDSNFLLRKILNPIFHGISLIILLVIAIIYFILPTLSRDLVGNIVTTIAMCLMVSQAADLVRIFTELTSHVSFIVADIILCFSLLAAFFWLNSFGYYIWKTFRSRNVFLRVTDGRKYCYYSAYAWGCTATMAGLAVFAHFFLDADSYKKEQMVGEQETIGWLGICIFFAPIACTILVNLFFFMTTRNLINRRTVYGRIAHKLKANFIMFSLMFLVMSVAWLFLIMSWLQLEGLLYAHIVVNALQTPLLLYICVLRQRHVTFLLKKSCCYNEPPSTNDWGDEMHYMNGNDY encoded by the exons ATGCTCGTGAAAACGCTTGGCGCGCATTTTTTAGCAACTAaatgcagctgctgctccgctCTGCTGATTCCCCTGCTCCCgctcctgttgctgctcctcggTCATCCATTACGTGTAGGCGGTCATGTCAGTAGCAGTGCGGGATCTCCTGGACCTGGAGCCGATCCCCACCTGGTGCTGGTCAACAAATGTTGCGAGAAGTTCGAGATACACGTGGACAGCGAGTGCCAGTACGTCAACGAGACGG ACTATTTCCAGCCCATGTTCACCAGCTATGGAGGAGATCAGAACAGGCCCGTCAGCTTCAAGTTCGTCATCGGCATTCCCAACTGTGGATCAATGCAGATGTGGCCCATATACCATTACAAGGGG AGCTCCGATAAGCTGGTTCTACTGGACGATGGCAAGCTGAGGCATTATACCAATGCCGAAGATGAGGCTGAGGAGCGTCATGGTATACAATCGGACTACGAGGAGGACATTGCTGGTGCTCTGGAGCCGCGTTATCACGACTATGATCATGGCTTGTACTGCATCGATAAG GCCACCTCCAGCACTGGCGAGCAGCACGTACTCTTCGCCAAGATCTGCTTGGCGCGCAAGGAGATCAAGTGGAGCGATTCAAATTTTCTGCTGCGCAAGATCCTCAATCCCATCTTTCATGGCATCTCACTCATCATCTTGCTGGTCATTGCCATAATCTACTTTATACTCCCGACGCTCAG cagagatttggtgGGCAACATTGTGACGACCATAGCCATGTGCCTGATGGTCAGCCAGGCGGCGGATCTAGTCCGTATTTTCACCGAGCTAACCAGCCACGTTAGCTTCATAGTGGCGGACATAATCCTGTGCTTCAGCCTGCTGGCGGCCTTTTTCTGGCTCAACAGCTTTGGCTACTACATCTGGAAGACCTTCCGCTCAAGAAATGTCTTCCTTAGGGTCACAGACGGCAGGAAGTACTGCTACTACTCGGCCTACGCCTGGGGATGCACGGCAACGATGGCAGGCCTGGCAgtatttgcacattttttcCTGGACGCCGACTCGTACAAAAAGGAGCAGATGGTTGGCGAGCAGGAGACGATCGGCTGGCTGGGCATCTGCATATTCTTTGCCCCCATTGCATGCACTATTTTGGTGAACTTATTCTTCTTTATGACTACCAGGAATCTGATAAACAGACGGACTGTATACGGTCGCATTGCCCACAAGCTGAAAGCCAA CTTTATCATGTTCTCCCTAATGTTTTTGGTCATGTCGGTGGCCTGGCTATTTCTAATCATGTCCTGGCTGCAGCTGGAGGGTCTTTTATATGCCCACATCGTGGTCAATGCCCTGCAAACCCCCTTGCTGCTATACATCTGCGTGCTGCGCCAGCGACACGTTACCTTCCTGCTGAAGAAGTCCTGCTGCTACAATGAGCCCCCTTCGACGAACGACTGGGGCGACGAGATGCACTACATGAACGGCAATGACTACTGA